The nucleotide sequence GGATCTGGACGGACGGCGGAAACTTCCGTCCAGTGAGTGAGACTGGACCGGATTCGTGCTGTATGGGCACTGGGCTTGAAACGAAAGGCGTAGGTCGGATGATGCGTTCGCGTCCGCTGAAGGTGGCGCTGCTGGGCTGTGGTGTGGTCGGCTCAGAGGTGGCGCGCATCATGACGACGCACGCCGACGACCTGGCCGCCCGGATCGGCGCCCCCCTGGAGCTGGCCGGGGTCGCCGTACGGCGGCCCGGCAAGGCCCGCGCGGGTGTCGACCCGTCGCTGATCACGACCGACGCGACGGCCCTGGTCAAACGGGGCGACGTCGACGTGGTGGTCGAGGTCATCGGCGGTATCGAGCCCGCCCGTACGCTCATCACCACCGCCTTCGAGCACGGCGCTTCCGTCGTCTCGGCCAACAAGGCGCTGCTCGCCGAGGACGGCACGACGCTGTACGACGCGGCGGCGAAGCACGGCAGGGACCTCTACTTCGAGGCCGCCGTGGCCGGCGCCATCCCGCTGATCAGGCCGCTGCGGGAATCCCTCGCCGGCGACACCGTCAACCGGGTCCTCGGCATCGTCAACGGCACCACCAACTTCATCCTCGACCGGATGGACAGCGCCGGGTCCGGCTACTCCGAGGCCCTGGACGAGGCCACCGCGCTCGGTTACGCGGAGGCCGACCCGACCGCCGACGTCGAGGGCTTCGACGCGGCGGCCAAGGCCGCGATCCTCGCCGGTATCGCCTTCCACACCCGGGTACGCCTCGACGACGTGCACCGCGAGGGCATCACCGAGGTCACCTCCGCCGATCTGGCCTCGGCCCGGCGGATGGGCTGCACCGTCAAACTCCTCGCCATCTGCGAGCGCGCCGCCGACGGCAGGTCCGTCACCGCGCGCGTCCACCCGGCGATGATCCCGCTCACCCACCCGCTGGCCTCGGTGCGCGAGGCGTACAACGCGGTCTTCGTGGAGGCCGAGGCGGCGGGGCAGCTGATGTTCTACGGGCCCGGCGCCGGTGGTTCGCCGACCGCGTCCGCCGTGCTCGGCGATCTCGTCGCCGTGTGCCGGAACAAGCTGAACGGGGCGACAGGACCGGGGGAGTCGGCGTACACCCGGCTGCCCGTGAGCCCCATGGGCGACGTCGTCACGCGCTACCACATCAGTCTCGACGTGGCCGACAAACCGGGTGTGCTCGCCCAGGTCGCGACGGTATTCGCCGAGCACGGCGTGTCCATCGACACCGTCCGCCAGAAGGGAAAGGACGGCGAGGCCTCCCTCGTCGTCGTCACCCACCGCGCGCAAGACGCCGCCCTGTCGGCGACCGTCGAAGCGCTGCGCAAGCTCGACACCGTGCGCGGTGTCGCCAGCATCATGCGTGTTGAAGGGGAGTAAGGGACCCATGACGAGCAATGGCACCCACCAGTGGCGCGGCATCATCGAGGAGTACCGGGACCGCCTCCCGGTGACGGCGGAGACGGACATCGTCACGCTCCGTGAGGGCGGCACGCCGCTCGTTCCCGCACAGCTGCTCTCCGAGCTGACGGGCTGCGAGGTGCACCTCAAGGTCGAGGGCGCCAACCCGACCGGCTCGTTCAAGGACCGCGGCATGACGATGGCCATCACCGAGGCCAAGGCGGCCGGCGCCAAGGCGGTCATCTGCGCCTCCACCGGCAACACGTCGGCCTCGGCCTCCGCCTACGCGGTACGGGCCGGCATGGTCTGCGCCGTCCTGGTCCCGCAGGGCAAGATCGCCCTGGGCAAGATGGGCCAGGCGCTGGTGCACGGCGCGCAGATCCTCCAGGTCGACGGCAATTTCGACGACTGCCTGACGCTGGCCCGCTCGCTGTCCGACAACTACCCGGTGGCGCTGGTCAATTCGGTCAACCCGGCCAGGATCGAGGGCCAGAAGACCGGCGCCTTCGAGATCGTGGACGCGCTCGGCGACGCCCCCGACATCCATGTGCTGCCCGTCGGCAACGCCGGCAACATCACGGCGTACTGGAAGGGTTACACCGAGTACGCCACCGACGGGCCCGCCACCGGCACCCCGCGGATGTGGGGCTTCCAGGCGTCCGGCTCGGCGCCCATCGTGCGCGGCGAGGTCGTCAAGGACCCGCACACCGTCGCCACCGCGATCCGGATCGGCAACCCCGCCTCGTGGAAGTACGCGCTGGCGGCGCGCGACGAGTCCGGCGGCTTCATCGACGAGGTCACGGACCGTCAAATCCTGCGCGCCTACCGGCTGTTGGCCGCCCGCGAGGGCGTTTTCGTGGAGCCGGCCTCGGCCGCTTCCGTCGCCGGTCTGCTCAAGGCCGCCGAGGAGGGCAAGGTCGACCGCGGCCAGCGCATCGTCTGCACCGTGACGGGCAACGGCCTCAAGGACCCGGACTGGGCCGTCCAGGGCGCCCCGCGCCCGATCGTCGTCCCGGTCGACGCGGTCGCCGCGGCGGAGCGGCTCGGACTCGCCTGACAGCGATGGCGCACAGGGGACGGGCGACACGCATCGTGCGCCTCCTGTGCGCCCTATGTCGGATGAGAACCTTCCTTCGATAGGCTGTACCC is from Streptomyces sp. NBC_00370 and encodes:
- a CDS encoding homoserine dehydrogenase is translated as MMRSRPLKVALLGCGVVGSEVARIMTTHADDLAARIGAPLELAGVAVRRPGKARAGVDPSLITTDATALVKRGDVDVVVEVIGGIEPARTLITTAFEHGASVVSANKALLAEDGTTLYDAAAKHGRDLYFEAAVAGAIPLIRPLRESLAGDTVNRVLGIVNGTTNFILDRMDSAGSGYSEALDEATALGYAEADPTADVEGFDAAAKAAILAGIAFHTRVRLDDVHREGITEVTSADLASARRMGCTVKLLAICERAADGRSVTARVHPAMIPLTHPLASVREAYNAVFVEAEAAGQLMFYGPGAGGSPTASAVLGDLVAVCRNKLNGATGPGESAYTRLPVSPMGDVVTRYHISLDVADKPGVLAQVATVFAEHGVSIDTVRQKGKDGEASLVVVTHRAQDAALSATVEALRKLDTVRGVASIMRVEGE
- the thrC gene encoding threonine synthase, whose product is MTSNGTHQWRGIIEEYRDRLPVTAETDIVTLREGGTPLVPAQLLSELTGCEVHLKVEGANPTGSFKDRGMTMAITEAKAAGAKAVICASTGNTSASASAYAVRAGMVCAVLVPQGKIALGKMGQALVHGAQILQVDGNFDDCLTLARSLSDNYPVALVNSVNPARIEGQKTGAFEIVDALGDAPDIHVLPVGNAGNITAYWKGYTEYATDGPATGTPRMWGFQASGSAPIVRGEVVKDPHTVATAIRIGNPASWKYALAARDESGGFIDEVTDRQILRAYRLLAAREGVFVEPASAASVAGLLKAAEEGKVDRGQRIVCTVTGNGLKDPDWAVQGAPRPIVVPVDAVAAAERLGLA